Proteins encoded by one window of Cyanobium sp. NS01:
- a CDS encoding Nif11-like leader peptide family RiPP precursor: MSLEQLDAFLAEARSQESLAARLNQPLELVEFLELARSCGYGVEEADVLAAQERQDAQLSDVELQHRAGIEARKLRHFIQA, translated from the coding sequence GTGAGCCTGGAGCAACTGGATGCCTTTCTGGCCGAAGCCCGCAGCCAGGAGAGCCTGGCCGCCCGCCTGAACCAGCCCCTGGAGCTGGTGGAGTTCCTGGAGCTGGCCCGCTCCTGTGGTTACGGCGTGGAGGAAGCCGATGTGCTCGCCGCCCAGGAGCGCCAGGACGCCCAGCTCAGTGATGTGGAACTGCAGCACCGGGCGGGCATCGAGGCCCGCAAGCTGCGCCACTTCATCCAGGCCTGA
- a CDS encoding DUF427 domain-containing protein, with product MGQSLPPPQGGGPEPSDWDQPITSRRPDQVARYPRPPALVACSLPVQVRALGEELASSDHSLWVLETFHPPTIYLPPQALRSEWLRPGSGRSFCEWKGVASYWDLLRDDGGPQERRLSRALWSYPQPTERFSALAGWFSLYPALMDGCWVDGEPVQPQPGGFYGGWILPWLQGPFKGDPAHPELR from the coding sequence ATGGGCCAGAGCCTCCCCCCACCCCAAGGCGGCGGCCCTGAGCCTTCCGACTGGGACCAGCCGATCACCAGCCGCCGGCCAGATCAGGTGGCGCGCTATCCACGACCTCCGGCCCTGGTGGCCTGCAGCCTGCCCGTGCAGGTGCGGGCCCTGGGCGAGGAGCTGGCCAGCAGCGATCACTCCCTCTGGGTGCTCGAAACCTTCCACCCGCCCACGATCTACCTGCCGCCTCAGGCCCTGCGCAGCGAATGGCTGCGGCCCGGCTCCGGCCGCTCCTTCTGCGAGTGGAAGGGGGTGGCCAGCTACTGGGATCTGCTGCGGGATGACGGTGGCCCGCAGGAGCGCCGGCTGAGCCGCGCCCTGTGGAGCTATCCCCAGCCCACCGAGCGCTTCAGCGCCCTGGCGGGCTGGTTTTCTCTCTATCCGGCCCTGATGGACGGCTGCTGGGTGGATGGCGAGCCGGTGCAGCCCCAGCCCGGCGGCTTCTACGGCGGCTGGATCCTGCCCTGGCTGCAGGGCCCGTTCAAGGGAGATCCTGCCCACCCGGAGCTGAGATGA
- a CDS encoding mechanosensitive ion channel family protein, translated as MSPSTAAAAALPFNLQLLLAGLLLAAALWLVLDQLARRFRSDSLWRALLLLSKLSLCLTLALGTALWWAAGLAAPDLLAQARGGAALRDGLIAVGVFWTLLRWKAELSGKAERYAGQLLPQLDGKDRMFLFDVLTKLLSILIWVLLSFQVLQMFGVSPSVLITAGGFGAAALGFGARTIVENALSGLSIYINRPFTIGETISLPQLSLLGTVENVSWFYTRLRDPDRQRIYVPNGVFTTQPVQNVAEIDNRRLVIPFGLSYGDRHLIPAICSALQERVLEVEGVDRAKDHLVHFIGYGDSSLDLRLICFALSGDIKVAWAVQHRVLLLIGAVVAEHGGGMPFPTRTLISAPGGQDLP; from the coding sequence ATGTCCCCGTCCACCGCTGCCGCCGCGGCCCTGCCCTTCAACCTGCAGCTGCTGCTGGCGGGGCTGCTGCTGGCCGCGGCGCTGTGGCTGGTGCTCGACCAGCTGGCCCGCCGCTTCCGCAGCGACTCCCTCTGGCGCGCCCTGCTGCTGCTGAGCAAGCTCAGCCTCTGCCTCACCCTGGCCCTCGGCACAGCCCTCTGGTGGGCCGCCGGCCTGGCCGCTCCGGATCTGCTGGCCCAGGCCCGGGGTGGCGCCGCCCTGCGGGATGGCCTGATCGCGGTGGGGGTGTTCTGGACCCTGCTGCGCTGGAAGGCTGAACTCAGCGGCAAGGCCGAGCGCTACGCCGGCCAGTTGCTGCCACAGCTGGACGGCAAAGACCGGATGTTCCTGTTCGACGTGCTCACCAAGCTGCTGAGCATCCTGATCTGGGTGCTGCTCAGCTTCCAGGTGCTGCAGATGTTTGGGGTGTCGCCGTCGGTGCTGATCACGGCCGGGGGCTTCGGGGCGGCGGCCCTGGGCTTCGGGGCCCGCACGATTGTGGAGAACGCCCTCAGCGGCCTGAGCATCTACATCAACCGGCCCTTCACGATCGGCGAAACGATCAGCCTGCCCCAGCTCTCCCTGCTGGGCACCGTGGAGAACGTGAGCTGGTTCTACACCCGCCTGCGCGATCCCGATCGGCAGCGCATCTATGTGCCGAACGGCGTGTTCACCACCCAGCCGGTGCAGAACGTGGCCGAGATCGACAACCGGCGCCTGGTGATTCCCTTCGGCCTCAGCTACGGCGACCGCCACCTGATTCCGGCCATCTGCTCAGCCCTGCAGGAGCGGGTGCTCGAGGTGGAGGGTGTGGATCGCGCCAAGGACCACCTGGTGCACTTCATCGGCTACGGCGACTCGAGCCTGGACCTGCGCCTGATCTGCTTCGCCCTTAGCGGCGACATCAAGGTGGCCTGGGCCGTGCAGCACCGGGTGCTGCTGCTGATCGGTGCAGTGGTGGCCGAGCACGGCGGCGGCATGCCCTTCCCCACCCGCACCCTCATCTCAGCTCCGGGTGGGCAGGATCTCCCTTGA
- the ribD gene encoding bifunctional diaminohydroxyphosphoribosylaminopyrimidine deaminase/5-amino-6-(5-phosphoribosylamino)uracil reductase RibD, whose amino-acid sequence MTARQRAWRPWMQRALQLAALGAGRTSPNPMVGCVVLDAQGQLVGEGFHARAGGPHAEVGALAQAGERARGGTAVVSLEPCCHHGRTPPCTEALLAAGLARVVVAMADPNPQVAGGGLQQLRQAGLEVIEGVCEAEARELNRAFLHRLSHGRPLGILKWAMGVDGRTALANGASQWITGPEARGWVHGLRARCDAVIVGGGTVRADDPLLTSRGRRRPEPLRVVISRSLDLPRQARLWNTSAAPTLVAHGYGAPARRRFQLDRLGIERLVLEQCEPQALLEHLARRGCNQVLWECGAELASAALHQQCVQELAALIAPKVMGGTPARTPLGDLGFTGMEQVPSWQTSAPRGLGPDLLWRLRSPKS is encoded by the coding sequence ATGACGGCCCGGCAGCGGGCCTGGCGCCCCTGGATGCAGCGGGCCCTGCAGCTGGCAGCCCTGGGCGCCGGCCGCACCAGCCCCAATCCGATGGTGGGCTGCGTGGTGCTGGATGCACAGGGCCAGCTGGTGGGGGAGGGCTTCCATGCCAGGGCCGGCGGGCCCCATGCCGAGGTGGGCGCCCTGGCCCAGGCGGGCGAAAGAGCCCGGGGCGGCACCGCCGTGGTGAGCCTGGAGCCCTGCTGCCACCACGGCCGCACGCCGCCCTGCACTGAGGCGCTGCTGGCGGCGGGCCTGGCCCGGGTGGTGGTGGCGATGGCCGACCCCAATCCCCAGGTGGCCGGCGGCGGCCTGCAGCAGCTGCGCCAGGCGGGGCTGGAGGTGATTGAGGGCGTCTGTGAAGCCGAGGCGCGGGAGCTGAACCGGGCCTTTCTGCACCGGCTCAGCCACGGCCGCCCCCTCGGCATTCTCAAGTGGGCCATGGGGGTGGACGGCCGCACCGCCCTGGCCAATGGGGCCAGCCAATGGATCACAGGACCTGAGGCCCGCGGCTGGGTGCATGGCCTGCGGGCCCGCTGTGACGCCGTGATCGTAGGCGGCGGCACCGTGCGGGCCGACGATCCCCTGCTCACCTCCCGCGGGCGGCGCCGGCCGGAGCCGCTGCGGGTGGTGATCAGCCGCAGCCTCGATCTGCCCAGGCAGGCCAGGCTCTGGAACACCAGCGCAGCCCCCACCCTGGTGGCCCACGGCTACGGCGCCCCGGCCCGCAGACGCTTCCAGCTCGACCGGCTCGGCATCGAACGGCTGGTGCTGGAGCAGTGCGAGCCCCAGGCCCTGCTGGAGCACCTGGCGCGGCGCGGCTGCAACCAGGTGCTGTGGGAATGCGGCGCCGAGCTGGCCAGCGCCGCCCTGCATCAGCAGTGCGTGCAGGAGCTGGCGGCACTGATCGCCCCCAAAGTGATGGGCGGCACCCCGGCCCGCACCCCCCTGGGGGATCTGGGGTTCACTGGCATGGAGCAGGTGCCCAGCTGGCAGACCAGCGCCCCCCGCGGCCTGGGGCCCGATCTGTTGTGGCGGCTGCGCAGTCCGAAGAGCTGA
- a CDS encoding DUF3122 domain-containing protein, translating into MSGVVSLVLALLLGLAGGAPALAQVHAHPDENGVPVVRSLESLRDLDYQSWQLVAYRQGRPGGPLRLRVVGYPGRVRLNHPTALLVRSGRNSWELGDLTLDNPQLAADGRDAAAEFDLAPLLADLQQDRPLRLQLPGVFVELPVPPFVVAEWRSLSSAPLG; encoded by the coding sequence ATGAGCGGCGTCGTCAGCCTCGTGCTCGCCCTGCTGCTGGGCCTGGCTGGCGGGGCGCCGGCCCTGGCCCAGGTGCACGCCCACCCGGATGAGAACGGCGTGCCCGTGGTGCGCAGCCTCGAGAGCCTGCGCGACCTCGACTACCAGAGCTGGCAGCTGGTGGCCTACCGCCAGGGCCGCCCCGGCGGTCCGCTGCGGCTGCGTGTGGTGGGCTACCCCGGCAGGGTGCGCCTGAATCACCCCACGGCCTTGCTGGTGCGCAGCGGCCGCAACAGCTGGGAGCTCGGCGACCTCACCCTGGACAACCCCCAGCTGGCGGCCGATGGCCGCGATGCCGCCGCCGAGTTCGATCTGGCGCCGCTGCTGGCCGACCTGCAGCAGGATCGGCCCCTGCGGCTGCAGCTGCCCGGCGTGTTCGTGGAGTTGCCGGTGCCGCCCTTCGTGGTGGCGGAATGGCGCAGCCTGTCCAGCGCCCCCCTGGGATGA
- a CDS encoding GH116 family glycosyl hydrolase yields MARLGLSTLKTLLQGRGAGAPGNPPPASWSRPFGLGWEQPYTVRYASNLDDGPNHGMPLGGFGAGCLGRAPDGSFNLWNLDGGEHWFGCLPDCQFALYESDGDSSRAHALAVAPGADASRPEAGAPLTAWSWYPASSSERSTGTYAARYPLSWTSYTGVFAAQVGCEAFSPILPGDYQRSSYPVAVFRWSLSNPSRRPLDLSLLLSWRNTTGWFTNTDPTAAVKFRDDGSPEHNYLPAIGRSEGQRNRWVDDGALKGVLLEGQVADPIAEGQGQWCIATDAGLEQRHPGLRIQRCSRWNPAGDGAELWEPFERDGSIPDSNNDRRSGANDPASAALAVQLRLEPGETIEIPVVISWDLPVTAFATGSSALRRYTDHFGASGANAAAIAAEALRDWGGWLEQIEAWQRPVLERTDLPEPLRMALFNELYDLASGGSLWSAASPEDPVGRFGVLECLDYAWYESLDVRLYGSFALLQLWPELDKSVLRSFARAIPAADATARPIGWYFTQGKGRVEAPRKLAGATPHDLGAPNERPWDATNYTAYQDCNLWKDLASDFVLQVWRTFRLAPGGEDLRFLADCWPAAVQALQYLKSFDANDDGLPDNGGAPDQTFDDWPLKGVSAYCGALWIAALEAALAMGQRLQLELGLDTSSQQRQFSSWLEQSRANFDRLLWNGEYYNIDAESGTPVVMADQLCGDFYARLLGLPPVVADERARSALQAVKEACFEGFAGGRLGVANGLRRDGTPLDPNGTHPLEVWTGINFGLAAYYRLMGEQATALAITGAVVEQVYSGGLQFRTPEAITAVNTFRACHYLRAMAIWALWATHTNWQPIPGAEREALA; encoded by the coding sequence ATGGCGCGCCTCGGACTCTCCACCCTCAAGACCCTGCTGCAGGGCCGGGGGGCCGGGGCACCGGGCAACCCACCGCCGGCCAGCTGGTCGCGGCCCTTCGGCCTGGGCTGGGAGCAGCCCTACACGGTGCGCTACGCCAGCAACCTCGATGACGGCCCCAACCACGGCATGCCCCTCGGGGGCTTCGGCGCCGGCTGTCTCGGCCGCGCCCCCGATGGCAGCTTCAACCTCTGGAACCTCGATGGCGGTGAGCACTGGTTCGGCTGCCTGCCCGACTGCCAGTTCGCCCTCTATGAGAGCGATGGCGACAGCAGCCGCGCCCACGCCCTTGCCGTGGCCCCCGGGGCCGATGCCTCCCGCCCGGAGGCCGGAGCACCCCTGACGGCCTGGAGCTGGTATCCGGCCAGCTCCAGCGAGCGCAGCACCGGCACCTACGCCGCCCGCTATCCGCTCAGCTGGACGAGCTACACGGGGGTGTTCGCCGCCCAGGTGGGCTGCGAGGCCTTCAGTCCGATCCTGCCGGGCGACTACCAGCGCAGCAGCTACCCGGTGGCGGTGTTCCGCTGGAGCCTCAGCAACCCCAGCCGCCGCCCCCTCGATCTCTCGTTGCTGCTGAGCTGGCGCAACACCACCGGCTGGTTCACCAACACCGACCCCACAGCAGCCGTCAAGTTCCGCGACGACGGCAGCCCTGAGCACAACTACCTGCCCGCCATCGGCCGCAGCGAGGGTCAGCGCAACCGCTGGGTCGACGACGGAGCGCTCAAGGGCGTGCTGCTGGAGGGCCAGGTCGCCGACCCGATCGCCGAGGGGCAGGGCCAGTGGTGCATCGCCACCGATGCCGGCCTGGAGCAGCGTCACCCAGGGCTGCGCATCCAGCGCTGCAGCCGCTGGAACCCTGCCGGTGACGGCGCTGAGCTGTGGGAGCCCTTTGAGCGCGATGGCTCGATTCCCGACAGCAACAACGACCGCCGCAGCGGGGCGAACGACCCCGCCAGCGCCGCCCTGGCCGTGCAGCTGCGGCTCGAACCGGGCGAAACGATCGAGATCCCGGTGGTGATCAGCTGGGACCTGCCCGTGACGGCCTTCGCCACCGGCAGCTCGGCCCTGCGGCGCTACACCGACCACTTCGGGGCCAGCGGCGCCAACGCCGCGGCCATCGCCGCCGAGGCCCTGCGCGACTGGGGTGGCTGGCTGGAGCAGATCGAGGCCTGGCAGCGGCCGGTGCTGGAGCGCACCGACCTGCCGGAGCCGCTGCGCATGGCCCTGTTCAACGAGCTCTACGACCTGGCCTCCGGCGGCAGCCTCTGGAGCGCCGCCAGCCCCGAGGACCCGGTGGGCCGCTTCGGGGTGCTGGAGTGCCTCGACTACGCCTGGTACGAGAGCCTCGATGTGCGGCTCTACGGCTCCTTCGCCCTGCTGCAGCTGTGGCCGGAGCTCGACAAGAGCGTGCTGCGCAGCTTCGCCCGGGCCATCCCGGCGGCCGATGCCACGGCCCGGCCGATCGGCTGGTATTTCACTCAGGGCAAGGGCCGGGTGGAGGCCCCCCGCAAGCTGGCCGGCGCCACCCCCCACGACCTCGGCGCCCCCAACGAGCGCCCCTGGGACGCCACCAACTACACCGCCTACCAGGACTGCAACCTCTGGAAAGACCTGGCCAGCGACTTCGTGCTGCAGGTGTGGCGCACCTTCCGCCTCGCCCCCGGCGGCGAAGACCTGCGCTTCCTGGCCGACTGCTGGCCGGCGGCGGTACAGGCCCTGCAATACCTCAAGAGCTTCGATGCCAACGACGACGGCCTGCCCGACAACGGCGGCGCGCCTGACCAGACCTTTGACGACTGGCCGCTCAAAGGGGTGAGCGCCTACTGCGGCGCCCTCTGGATCGCCGCCCTGGAGGCGGCCCTGGCCATGGGGCAGCGGCTGCAGCTGGAGCTGGGGCTCGACACCTCCAGCCAGCAGCGGCAGTTCAGCAGCTGGCTGGAGCAGTCGCGCGCCAATTTCGATCGGCTGCTCTGGAATGGCGAGTACTACAACATCGATGCCGAGAGCGGCACGCCGGTGGTGATGGCCGACCAGCTCTGCGGCGACTTCTACGCCCGCCTGCTGGGTCTGCCTCCGGTGGTGGCCGACGAGCGGGCCCGCAGTGCCCTGCAGGCGGTGAAGGAGGCCTGCTTCGAGGGCTTCGCCGGCGGCAGGCTGGGCGTGGCCAACGGCCTGCGCCGCGATGGCACCCCGCTCGATCCCAACGGCACCCACCCCCTGGAGGTGTGGACCGGCATCAACTTCGGTCTGGCTGCCTACTACCGGCTGATGGGCGAGCAGGCCACAGCGCTGGCGATCACCGGCGCCGTGGTGGAGCAGGTGTACAGCGGCGGCCTCCAGTTCCGCACGCCGGAGGCGATCACCGCCGTGAACACCTTCCGGGCCTGCCACTACCTGCGGGCGATGGCGATCTGGGCCCTGTGGGCCACCCACACCAACTGGCAGCCGATCCCCGGTGCCGAGCGGGAGGCGCTGGCATGA
- the cbiE gene encoding precorrin-6y C5,15-methyltransferase (decarboxylating) subunit CbiE, with product MLEVIGTDAAGVAGLAPSSLALLRRARLVLAPARLLADLAPWWQQEQAAGRIPAGAEGPELLASDRPELIHGPLEQALAAGRPAVLLASGDPLWFGIGRLLLQHFSPDQLRFQPAPSSLQLAFARLGRPWQDASWISLHGRDPQPLAAALQKRPAALAVLTDPGRGGAEEVRRMLRASGLEAAYAVWLCERLGHPQERVQRLAPTAPLPADLDPLHLVLLIAEPPPPPDPATLPLFGLPDGIFLQHADRPGLMTKREVRIQLLADLNLPAAGLLWDIGAGVGSIGLEALRLRPQLQLWAVEARGGSAALIRANAERLGVQPQTVLEGRAPAVFSQLPDPDRVLLGGGGSDRAAILQALLPRLRPGGVVVIPLATLEALAELRPLLERAGLAVTVAQHQSWRGAPLAAGTRLAPLNPVLVLRGERP from the coding sequence GTGCTGGAGGTGATCGGCACCGACGCCGCCGGTGTGGCCGGCTTGGCCCCCAGCAGCCTGGCGCTGCTGCGGAGGGCTCGGCTGGTGCTGGCCCCGGCGCGGCTGCTGGCCGACCTGGCCCCCTGGTGGCAGCAGGAGCAGGCGGCTGGCCGGATCCCAGCGGGAGCGGAAGGCCCTGAACTCCTGGCCAGCGACAGACCGGAGCTGATCCATGGGCCTCTGGAGCAGGCCCTGGCAGCCGGCCGGCCGGCCGTTCTGCTGGCCAGCGGCGATCCGCTCTGGTTCGGCATCGGCCGGCTGCTGCTGCAGCACTTCAGCCCCGACCAGCTTCGGTTTCAGCCCGCCCCCAGCTCCCTGCAGCTGGCCTTCGCCCGCCTCGGCCGTCCCTGGCAGGACGCCAGCTGGATCAGCCTCCACGGCCGGGACCCCCAACCCCTGGCGGCGGCGCTGCAGAAGCGGCCCGCCGCCCTGGCGGTGCTCACTGACCCCGGCCGGGGCGGTGCCGAGGAGGTGCGCCGGATGCTGCGTGCCTCCGGCCTGGAGGCGGCCTACGCCGTGTGGCTATGCGAGCGGCTGGGCCACCCCCAGGAGCGGGTGCAGCGGCTGGCTCCCACAGCTCCCCTACCGGCAGACCTGGATCCCCTGCACCTGGTGCTGCTGATCGCTGAACCACCGCCGCCCCCCGATCCGGCCACCCTGCCCCTGTTCGGCCTGCCGGATGGGATCTTCCTGCAACATGCCGATCGCCCCGGCCTGATGACCAAGCGGGAGGTGCGGATCCAGCTGCTGGCCGATCTGAATCTGCCGGCAGCGGGGCTGCTCTGGGACATCGGCGCCGGGGTGGGCTCCATCGGCCTGGAGGCCCTGCGGCTGCGGCCGCAGCTGCAGCTCTGGGCGGTGGAGGCCAGGGGTGGGTCCGCCGCCCTGATCCGGGCGAACGCCGAGCGCCTGGGGGTGCAGCCCCAGACCGTGCTGGAGGGTCGGGCGCCGGCGGTGTTCAGCCAGCTGCCCGATCCGGATCGGGTACTCCTCGGCGGCGGTGGCAGCGACCGTGCGGCGATCCTGCAGGCGCTGCTGCCGCGTCTGCGGCCAGGCGGTGTGGTGGTGATCCCCCTGGCCACCCTGGAAGCCCTGGCTGAGCTGCGCCCCCTGCTGGAGCGGGCCGGCCTGGCCGTGACGGTGGCTCAGCACCAGAGCTGGCGAGGGGCGCCGCTGGCGGCGGGTACTCGCCTGGCGCCGTTGAATCCGGTGCTGGTGCTCAGGGGTGAGCGGCCCTGA
- a CDS encoding DUF192 domain-containing protein, which produces MSRLVGGAGLLALIGLAAADLASSQRTLAQPAEPPQTLPLEARWCLESERCILLEVAEEPQEQALGLQLRPPLPPLRGMWFPFPQPTPARFWMHRTPEPLDMLFVAGGKVVALEAATSPCPRLPCPSYGPGVPVDGVLELAGGQAAALGIRVGTAVRIEPFRAAHP; this is translated from the coding sequence GTGTCGCGGCTTGTGGGCGGTGCCGGGCTGCTGGCCCTGATCGGGCTCGCGGCGGCAGATCTGGCCTCCAGCCAGCGAACCCTGGCCCAGCCGGCGGAACCACCCCAGACCCTGCCCCTGGAAGCCCGCTGGTGCCTGGAGAGCGAGCGCTGCATCCTGCTGGAGGTGGCCGAAGAACCCCAGGAACAGGCCCTCGGCCTGCAATTGCGGCCGCCATTGCCCCCTCTGCGCGGCATGTGGTTTCCCTTCCCGCAGCCCACGCCGGCCCGGTTCTGGATGCACCGCACCCCCGAGCCGCTCGACATGCTGTTCGTGGCCGGCGGCAAGGTGGTGGCCCTGGAAGCGGCCACCAGCCCCTGCCCGCGCTTGCCCTGCCCCAGCTACGGCCCGGGCGTGCCCGTGGACGGGGTGCTGGAACTGGCGGGAGGTCAGGCGGCGGCCTTAGGCATCCGGGTGGGCACAGCGGTGCGGATCGAGCCCTTCAGGGCCGCTCACCCCTGA